One window of Candidatus Tokpelaia hoelldoblerii genomic DNA carries:
- the nuoC gene encoding NADH-quinone oxidoreductase subunit C (bhsal06040): MSVEALKELASYLEGRLGEMVAGTRLAYGELTMTVPTGKIVSVLTFLRDDIQCQFVALTDISGVDFPAREKRFDVSYQLLSPRQNLRLRVKVMAGEREPVPSVCSVYAGADWYEREVYDMYGVLFSGHPDLRRILTDYGFEGHPLRKDFPTTGFVECRYDNELKRVVYEPVMLRQEMRDFDFLSPWEGMGELLSGDEKANVAEEKAGG, encoded by the coding sequence ATGAGTGTTGAAGCGCTTAAAGAGCTTGCCTCTTATCTTGAGGGGCGCCTGGGTGAAATGGTTGCGGGGACAAGGCTTGCCTATGGCGAGTTGACCATGACTGTTCCGACGGGGAAAATTGTCAGTGTTCTTACTTTCTTGCGTGATGATATCCAGTGCCAGTTTGTGGCCTTGACAGATATCAGCGGGGTTGATTTTCCAGCGCGGGAAAAGCGCTTTGATGTATCTTATCAGCTGTTGTCGCCGCGACAGAATTTGCGTCTGCGGGTCAAGGTGATGGCGGGTGAAAGAGAGCCTGTGCCTTCAGTCTGTTCTGTTTATGCCGGTGCTGACTGGTATGAGCGGGAAGTTTACGATATGTACGGTGTGCTGTTCAGCGGCCATCCTGATTTGCGGCGAATCCTCACCGATTATGGTTTTGAAGGCCATCCGCTGCGCAAGGATTTTCCGACGACCGGTTTTGTTGAATGCCGTTATGACAATGAACTGAAACGGGTTGTTTACGAACCTGTCATGCTGCGTCAGGAAATGCGCGATTTTGACTTTCTGTCACCATGGGAAGGAATGGGGGAGCTTCTTTCCGGTGATGAAAAGGCAAATGTCGCTGAAGAAAAGGCGGGGGGCTGA
- a CDS encoding Hypothetical protein (bhsal06050), with translation MAVEVGAGREQTGWQRAAVYEASEWRQGLFCSECGTPIGYQMKDGSWPGLAADVSDNPEDFRLASEIFIDKKPGFYAFANDTRRLTEAEALAQFNQ, from the coding sequence ATGGCGGTTGAGGTTGGGGCGGGCCGGGAGCAGACGGGCTGGCAACGGGCGGCTGTTTATGAAGCATCAGAATGGAGGCAGGGATTGTTTTGTTCTGAATGTGGTACGCCCATCGGCTATCAGATGAAAGATGGTTCGTGGCCAGGGCTGGCCGCAGATGTATCTGATAATCCTGAAGATTTCAGGTTGGCAAGTGAGATTTTTATTGACAAAAAGCCGGGTTTTTATGCTTTCGCCAATGATACGCGAAGATTGACGGAAGCAGAAGCTCTGGCGCAATTCAATCAGTAA
- the nuoD gene encoding NADH-quinone oxidoreductase subunit D (bhsal06060), giving the protein MAEVNVRNFNINFGPQHPAAHGVLRLVLELDGEVVTRVDPHIGLLHRGTEKLMETKTYLQAGPYLDRLDYVAPMNQEHAYVLAIEKMLGVNVPRRGQLIRVLFSEIGRILNHLLNVTTQAMDVGALTPPLWGFEQREKLMIFYERACGARLHANYFRPGGVHQDLPEKLVEDIGAFIDPFLKALADLDTLITPNRIFKQRNVDIGVVSLEEAWNHGFSGVMVRGSGAAWDLRKSQPYECYDELEFDIPVGKNGDCYDRYLIRMEEMRQSARIMRQCVERLLGAEKNGPVSSLNHKLTPPGRGEMKSSMEALIHHFKLFTEGFHVPEGEVYAAVEAPKGEFGVYLVADGSNKPYRVKLRAPGYAHLQAMDTLCQGHMLADVSAILGSLDIVFGEVDR; this is encoded by the coding sequence GTGGCTGAGGTCAATGTCCGTAATTTCAATATCAATTTTGGGCCGCAGCATCCGGCGGCGCATGGCGTTTTGCGTCTTGTGCTCGAGCTGGACGGCGAGGTGGTGACACGGGTTGATCCGCATATCGGCTTGCTGCATCGCGGCACTGAAAAGCTGATGGAGACCAAAACCTATCTGCAGGCCGGGCCATATCTTGACCGTCTTGATTATGTCGCGCCGATGAATCAGGAACACGCTTACGTGCTGGCGATCGAAAAAATGTTGGGTGTGAACGTGCCCAGGCGCGGCCAGTTGATTCGGGTGCTGTTTTCAGAAATCGGCCGTATTCTCAATCATCTTCTCAATGTGACTACGCAGGCCATGGATGTCGGCGCTTTGACCCCGCCCTTGTGGGGGTTTGAACAGCGTGAAAAGCTGATGATTTTTTATGAGCGCGCCTGTGGCGCCCGTCTTCACGCCAATTATTTCCGTCCGGGTGGGGTGCATCAGGATCTGCCGGAAAAACTGGTTGAAGATATTGGCGCATTTATTGATCCGTTCCTGAAAGCGCTTGCTGATCTTGACACCTTGATTACACCGAACCGCATTTTCAAGCAGCGCAATGTTGATATCGGCGTTGTGTCTCTGGAAGAGGCGTGGAACCATGGTTTTTCAGGTGTCATGGTGCGTGGTTCTGGCGCCGCATGGGATTTGCGCAAGAGCCAGCCTTATGAATGCTATGATGAGCTGGAATTTGATATTCCTGTCGGCAAAAATGGCGATTGTTATGACCGTTATCTCATTCGTATGGAAGAAATGCGCCAGTCCGCGCGCATTATGCGCCAGTGTGTTGAGCGTCTGCTCGGCGCTGAGAAAAACGGGCCGGTTTCCAGTCTCAATCACAAGCTGACACCGCCCGGGCGTGGCGAGATGAAAAGTTCGATGGAAGCGCTGATTCATCATTTCAAGCTGTTTACAGAAGGCTTCCATGTGCCGGAGGGCGAGGTTTACGCCGCTGTTGAAGCGCCGAAAGGCGAGTTCGGTGTTTATCTTGTTGCCGATGGCAGCAACAAGCCCTATCGTGTGAAGTTGCGTGCACCCGGTTATGCGCATCTTCAGGCGATGGATACTCTTTGCCAGGGACATATGCTCGCTGATGTGTCGGCTATCCTTGGTTCCCTTGATATTGTTTTTGGAGAGGTTGACCGCTGA
- the nuoE1 gene encoding NADH-quinone oxidoreductase subunit E 1 (bhsal06070) has translation MSVRRLADDTAQPSKFVFSNENMAWAKETIAKYPDGRQQSAVIPLLMRVQEQQGWVTKASIEYVADMLEMAYIRVMEVATFYTQFQLRPVGTRAHIQVCGTTPCMLRGAEELMDVCRKRIHSDPLEVNAGGTLSWEEVECQGACVNAPMVMIFKDTYEDLTPERLEEIIDAFEAGEGGSIPVGPQNGRKSSEPVNGLTSLTDGDGENAPMAKGKKKPAK, from the coding sequence ATGTCTGTTCGCCGTCTCGCCGATGATACTGCCCAGCCTTCAAAATTCGTCTTTAGTAATGAAAATATGGCATGGGCGAAAGAAACGATTGCCAAATATCCTGACGGCCGTCAACAGTCGGCTGTTATTCCGCTGCTGATGCGTGTGCAGGAGCAGCAGGGCTGGGTGACAAAGGCTTCGATTGAATATGTCGCTGATATGCTGGAAATGGCGTATATCCGCGTTATGGAAGTTGCGACTTTTTATACGCAGTTCCAGTTGAGGCCGGTTGGCACGCGGGCGCATATTCAGGTCTGCGGCACAACGCCGTGCATGTTGCGCGGTGCGGAAGAGCTGATGGATGTCTGCCGCAAGCGCATTCATTCCGATCCGCTTGAAGTCAATGCCGGCGGCACCTTGTCGTGGGAAGAAGTCGAGTGTCAGGGCGCTTGTGTCAATGCGCCGATGGTGATGATTTTCAAGGATACCTATGAGGATTTGACACCGGAGCGGCTGGAAGAGATTATTGATGCCTTTGAAGCAGGCGAGGGGGGAAGTATTCCCGTCGGGCCGCAAAACGGGCGCAAATCGTCCGAGCCGGTCAACGGTTTGACATCTCTGACCGACGGTGACGGAGAAAACGCGCCAATGGCAAAGGGTAAGAAAAAACCTGCGAAATAA
- the nuoF1 gene encoding NADH-quinone oxidoreductase subunit F 1 (bhsal06080) codes for MLADKDRIFTNIYGFKDTSLKGAMARGCWDNTKAIISKGRDWIIDEMKASGLRGRGGAGFPTGMKWSFMPKSNDGRPHYLVVNADESEPGTCKDRDILRHDPHTLIEGCVFAACAMGANTAFIYIRGEYIREREALQRAIDECYEAKLLGKNTRHGHDCDIIIHHGAGAYICGEETALLESLEGKKGQPRLKPPFPANMGLYGCPTTVNNVESIAVAPAILRRGAKWFSSIGRPNNVGTKLFMISGHVNTPCTVEESLGITFRELVEKHAGGIRGGWDNLLAVVPGGASCPVVKAEDMMDAIMDFDGMKEVKSSFGTGGAIVMDKSTDIIKAIWRISAFFKHESCGQCTPCREGTGWMMRLLGRMVEGRAQKREIDLLFDVSTQVEGHTICALGDAAAWPVQGLIRNFRSEIEERIDAYTRNAVQSRHIALEAAQ; via the coding sequence ATGCTGGCTGATAAAGATCGCATCTTCACCAATATTTACGGTTTCAAGGATACGTCTCTCAAAGGGGCGATGGCGCGTGGCTGCTGGGATAATACCAAGGCTATTATCAGCAAAGGGCGCGACTGGATCATTGACGAGATGAAAGCTTCCGGTTTGCGCGGCCGTGGCGGTGCGGGTTTTCCGACCGGCATGAAATGGTCCTTCATGCCGAAGAGCAATGATGGCCGCCCGCATTATCTGGTGGTCAATGCTGATGAGTCGGAGCCGGGCACATGTAAAGACCGTGATATTCTCCGCCATGATCCCCATACCCTGATTGAAGGCTGCGTGTTTGCGGCCTGCGCCATGGGGGCGAATACGGCTTTTATCTATATACGCGGCGAATATATCCGCGAGCGTGAGGCGCTGCAGCGGGCGATTGATGAATGCTATGAAGCAAAGCTGCTCGGCAAAAACACCAGACATGGCCATGATTGCGATATTATCATCCATCACGGGGCGGGCGCTTATATCTGCGGTGAGGAAACAGCGCTGCTGGAAAGCCTTGAAGGCAAGAAAGGCCAGCCGCGGCTGAAGCCGCCTTTCCCTGCCAATATGGGGCTTTACGGCTGTCCGACCACGGTTAACAATGTGGAATCGATTGCTGTTGCGCCGGCTATTTTGCGCCGCGGGGCCAAGTGGTTCTCGTCTATCGGCCGGCCAAACAATGTTGGCACCAAGCTGTTTATGATTTCCGGCCATGTCAATACACCGTGCACGGTTGAGGAATCACTCGGGATCACTTTCCGTGAACTGGTTGAAAAGCATGCCGGCGGCATTCGCGGCGGCTGGGATAATCTTCTGGCGGTTGTGCCCGGCGGGGCATCCTGCCCGGTGGTGAAGGCAGAAGATATGATGGATGCGATCATGGATTTTGACGGGATGAAAGAGGTGAAATCCTCTTTCGGTACCGGCGGCGCGATTGTGATGGATAAATCCACTGATATTATCAAGGCTATCTGGCGTATTTCGGCTTTCTTTAAACATGAAAGCTGCGGCCAGTGCACACCTTGCCGTGAAGGGACAGGCTGGATGATGCGTCTGCTTGGCCGTATGGTTGAAGGCCGGGCGCAAAAGCGCGAAATTGATTTATTGTTTGATGTTTCAACGCAGGTTGAAGGGCATACGATTTGTGCGCTTGGCGATGCGGCGGCCTGGCCGGTGCAGGGGCTTATCCGCAATTTCCGCTCCGAGATCGAGGAACGGATTGACGCTTACACGCGCAATGCCGTACAGAGCAGGCATATTGCTTTGGAAGCAGCGCAATAA
- the nuoG gene encoding NADH dehydrogenase (Quinone) G subunit (bhsal06090) yields MTKIIIDGKEIEVPDHYTLLQAAEAAGAEIPRFCFHERLSIAGNCRMCLVEVKGGPPKPQTSCAMGVRDLRPGPNGEPPEMFTSSPMVKKARENVMEFLLINHPLDCPICDQGGECDLQDQAVAFGRDSSRYTENKRAVEDKYIGPLVKTVMTRCIHCTRCVRFTTEVAGISELGLIGRGEDAEITTYLEKAMTSELQGNVIDLCPVGALTSRPYAFQARPWELTKTETIDVMDALGSAIRVDTRGREVMRIMPRVNEAVNEEWISDKTRFIWDGLRTQRLDRPYMRNAQGRLVAASWEEAFAAVKTAVDDAKKSHIGAIAGDLASVEEMYALKSLLKAWRSDNYDCRQDGAALDPALGRASYIFNPTIAGIEESDALLIIGSNPRFEAAVLNARILKRKKAGAYPIALIGEQRDLRYPYKHLGTGAEALEKLAEGRGGFYSLLKKAEKPLILIGQGALTGRDGAKILALAAKIGVAVGAVGEEWNGFAVLHTAAARVGVLDIGFTPKDSSKTAADIVRESEVLFLLGADEISLSEKKGFTVYIGSHGDKGAHAADVILPASAYTEKSGIYVNTEGRVQMTSRAGFAPGEAREDWAILRALSDVLGHRLPFDSLRALRQKLFVEYPHLAAVDTIVKGEAKDLAALGKAAGTATRQLFVSTVADFYLTNPIARASAVMAECSALTRGRLAEAAE; encoded by the coding sequence ATGACAAAGATCATAATTGACGGCAAAGAGATCGAAGTCCCGGATCACTATACGCTGCTGCAGGCGGCGGAAGCGGCAGGGGCGGAAATCCCGCGTTTTTGTTTTCATGAACGTTTGTCAATCGCCGGCAACTGCCGGATGTGTCTGGTTGAGGTGAAAGGTGGGCCCCCCAAGCCGCAGACATCCTGCGCCATGGGTGTGCGTGATTTGCGCCCGGGGCCGAATGGCGAGCCGCCGGAGATGTTCACCAGTTCGCCGATGGTGAAAAAGGCGCGTGAAAATGTGATGGAGTTTCTGCTCATCAATCACCCGCTCGACTGCCCGATCTGCGATCAGGGCGGCGAGTGCGACCTTCAGGATCAGGCGGTGGCTTTCGGGCGTGATTCTTCACGTTATACGGAAAATAAACGCGCTGTTGAAGATAAATATATCGGGCCTCTGGTCAAAACCGTGATGACGCGTTGCATTCATTGCACACGCTGTGTGCGGTTTACCACGGAAGTCGCCGGTATTTCTGAACTGGGGTTGATTGGCCGTGGAGAAGACGCGGAAATCACCACCTATCTGGAAAAGGCAATGACCTCTGAATTGCAGGGCAATGTGATTGACCTGTGTCCGGTTGGTGCACTGACCTCCAGGCCTTATGCGTTTCAGGCGCGCCCGTGGGAACTGACGAAAACAGAAACCATTGATGTGATGGATGCGTTGGGCAGCGCTATCCGTGTTGACACCCGCGGGCGTGAAGTTATGCGCATCATGCCGCGTGTCAATGAAGCGGTGAATGAAGAATGGATTTCGGATAAAACCCGCTTTATCTGGGATGGTCTGCGCACGCAGCGGCTTGACCGGCCTTATATGCGCAATGCCCAAGGCCGGCTTGTTGCCGCAAGTTGGGAAGAAGCTTTTGCTGCTGTTAAAACAGCGGTTGACGACGCGAAGAAAAGCCATATCGGCGCGATTGCCGGTGACTTGGCCAGCGTTGAAGAGATGTATGCGCTGAAGTCACTGCTGAAAGCGTGGCGTTCAGATAATTATGACTGCCGTCAGGATGGTGCCGCGCTTGATCCGGCACTGGGGCGGGCAAGCTATATCTTCAACCCGACGATTGCCGGGATTGAAGAGTCCGATGCGCTGTTGATTATCGGCAGCAACCCGCGTTTTGAAGCGGCGGTTCTCAATGCCCGTATTCTGAAGCGTAAAAAGGCGGGTGCGTATCCTATTGCGCTGATCGGTGAACAACGGGATCTGCGTTATCCTTATAAACATCTGGGCACCGGTGCTGAAGCTCTGGAAAAACTGGCTGAAGGCCGGGGCGGCTTCTACAGCCTGTTGAAAAAGGCTGAAAAGCCGCTGATTCTTATCGGGCAGGGTGCTTTGACCGGTCGTGACGGCGCAAAGATACTGGCATTGGCAGCTAAAATTGGCGTTGCCGTTGGCGCTGTTGGTGAGGAGTGGAACGGTTTTGCGGTTCTGCACACCGCCGCTGCGCGGGTTGGTGTGCTTGATATTGGTTTTACGCCAAAGGATAGCAGCAAAACAGCCGCGGATATTGTCCGCGAAAGTGAAGTGTTGTTCCTGCTGGGTGCGGATGAGATCAGCCTGTCCGAGAAAAAAGGCTTTACTGTTTATATCGGCAGTCACGGTGACAAGGGTGCACATGCGGCGGATGTTATCCTTCCTGCTTCTGCCTACACGGAAAAGTCGGGCATTTATGTCAATACAGAAGGCCGGGTACAGATGACAAGCCGCGCCGGTTTTGCCCCGGGTGAGGCTAGGGAAGACTGGGCCATTCTGCGTGCCCTGTCTGACGTGCTGGGCCATCGCCTGCCGTTTGATTCCCTGCGTGCCCTGCGTCAAAAACTTTTTGTTGAGTATCCGCATCTGGCAGCCGTTGACACGATCGTTAAAGGCGAGGCAAAGGATCTTGCTGCCCTTGGCAAGGCTGCCGGCACGGCGACAAGGCAGCTTTTTGTCTCGACAGTTGCAGATTTTTATTTGACCAACCCCATTGCGCGGGCTTCCGCAGTCATGGCTGAATGTTCGGCCCTGACGCGCGGCCGCCTTGCGGAAGCTGCGGAATAA
- the nuoH gene encoding NADH-quinone oxidoreductase subunit H (bhsal06100): MYDFFMTWFLPLLIIIGKSLLLLVVLLVLIAYLLYADRKVWAAVQLRRGPNVVGPWGLLQSFADLIKFAVKEPIIPAGANKVVFLLAPFVSAGLALCAWAVIPVSEGWAIADINVGLLYIFAISSLEVYGVIMGGWASNSKYPFLGALRSAAQMVSYEVSIGFIMVTVLLCVGSLNLSDIVLAQQNGFGIRVLGVSTASFLDWHWLGLFPMFVVFFISTLAETNRPPFDLVEAESELVAGHMVEYSSTPYMLFFLGEYVAIVLMCALTTIMFLGGWLPPVDVAWFNWVPGVIWFVLKVCLVFFMFAMVKAFVPRYRYDQLMRLGWKVFLPLSLAMVVITAGFLKFMGWA, translated from the coding sequence ATGTATGATTTTTTCATGACCTGGTTTTTACCGCTTCTGATCATTATTGGTAAATCCTTGCTTTTGCTGGTGGTTTTGCTGGTGCTGATCGCCTATCTGCTGTATGCCGACCGCAAGGTCTGGGCGGCAGTGCAGTTGCGCCGCGGCCCCAATGTGGTCGGGCCCTGGGGTTTGTTGCAGTCCTTTGCCGATTTGATCAAGTTTGCCGTCAAGGAGCCGATTATTCCGGCCGGCGCAAACAAGGTGGTATTTTTGCTTGCGCCTTTTGTTTCGGCTGGTCTGGCGCTATGCGCCTGGGCGGTTATTCCGGTCAGTGAAGGCTGGGCAATTGCTGATATCAATGTCGGGCTTCTCTATATCTTTGCCATTTCTTCTTTGGAAGTTTACGGCGTTATCATGGGCGGCTGGGCATCCAACTCAAAATATCCCTTCCTCGGGGCGTTGCGCTCTGCCGCGCAGATGGTTTCTTATGAGGTCTCCATTGGTTTTATCATGGTGACGGTGCTGCTTTGCGTAGGTTCGCTCAATCTGAGCGATATTGTGCTGGCGCAGCAGAATGGTTTCGGCATCAGGGTGCTGGGGGTTTCGACAGCCTCGTTCCTGGACTGGCACTGGCTTGGCCTGTTTCCGATGTTTGTCGTCTTCTTCATTTCAACACTGGCGGAAACCAACCGTCCGCCGTTTGATCTGGTGGAAGCGGAGTCAGAACTTGTTGCCGGGCATATGGTTGAATATTCTTCCACCCCGTATATGCTGTTTTTCCTCGGCGAATATGTTGCTATTGTGCTGATGTGCGCGCTGACCACCATCATGTTCCTTGGCGGCTGGCTGCCGCCGGTCGATGTGGCCTGGTTCAACTGGGTGCCGGGTGTGATCTGGTTTGTTCTCAAGGTCTGCCTTGTGTTCTTCATGTTTGCGATGGTCAAGGCATTTGTGCCGCGTTATCGTTACGACCAGCTGATGCGCCTGGGGTGGAAAGTATTTCTGCCGCTGTCGCTCGCCATGGTGGTGATCACCGCCGGTTTTCTGAAATTTATGGGCTGGGCATAG
- the nuoI gene encoding NADH-quinone oxidoreductase subunit I (bhsal06110) produces the protein MSGIFQAAKSLLLLEFVSAFFLAMRQFFSPKPTINYPYEKGHISPRFRGEHALRRYPNGEERCIACKLCEAICPAQAITIEAGPRRNDGTRRTVRYDIDMVKCIYCGFCQEACPVEAIVEGPNFEFATETREELYYDKEKLLANGDRWEREIARNIALDAPYR, from the coding sequence ATGTCAGGTATTTTTCAGGCTGCAAAATCTCTGCTTCTGCTGGAGTTTGTCAGTGCATTTTTTCTGGCGATGCGGCAGTTCTTCTCGCCCAAGCCGACAATCAACTACCCTTATGAAAAAGGGCATATATCGCCGCGGTTTCGTGGAGAGCATGCCTTGCGCCGCTACCCCAACGGGGAAGAACGCTGCATTGCCTGTAAATTGTGTGAGGCAATCTGCCCGGCGCAGGCAATCACCATTGAAGCCGGCCCGCGGCGTAATGACGGCACACGCCGGACAGTGCGCTACGATATTGACATGGTCAAGTGCATTTACTGTGGCTTTTGTCAGGAAGCTTGCCCGGTTGAGGCAATTGTTGAAGGGCCGAATTTTGAATTTGCGACAGAAACCCGTGAAGAGCTGTACTATGACAAGGAAAAACTCCTTGCCAATGGTGACCGCTGGGAGCGGGAAATTGCGCGCAATATCGCATTGGATGCGCCTTATCGTTAA
- the nuoJ gene encoding NADH:ubiquinone oxidoreductase subunit J (bhsal06120), protein MLTGIAAAFFYLFAFIMVASAIMVVAARNPVHSVLFLILAFFNAAALFLLAGAEFLAMILLIVYVGAVAVLFLFVVMMLDVDFAELKQGALQYAPLGAVVGLVVLVELVVVFVSNRIIPDFAAPVAGAVTNAAGRSNTQAIGDVLYTDYVFYFQIASLVLLVAMIGAIVLTLHHRPGVKRQSIAKQVARTPETAIEVKQVESHKGI, encoded by the coding sequence ATGCTGACAGGTATAGCGGCTGCGTTTTTCTATCTCTTTGCCTTTATCATGGTTGCCAGCGCAATCATGGTGGTGGCGGCGCGCAATCCCGTTCATTCCGTGCTGTTTTTGATCCTCGCCTTCTTCAACGCGGCGGCGTTGTTTCTGTTGGCGGGGGCGGAATTTTTGGCGATGATTTTGCTGATTGTCTATGTCGGCGCGGTGGCGGTGCTGTTCCTTTTTGTCGTGATGATGCTTGATGTCGATTTTGCCGAACTCAAGCAGGGAGCGCTGCAATATGCGCCGCTTGGCGCAGTGGTCGGTCTTGTCGTGCTGGTTGAACTGGTTGTGGTTTTCGTCTCAAACCGTATTATACCGGATTTTGCCGCACCCGTGGCGGGCGCTGTGACGAATGCTGCAGGGCGCAGCAACACGCAGGCTATAGGCGATGTGCTCTATACCGATTATGTGTTCTATTTCCAGATAGCATCACTTGTGCTGCTGGTGGCTATGATTGGCGCCATTGTGCTGACCCTGCATCACCGCCCGGGTGTCAAACGGCAGTCGATTGCGAAACAGGTGGCAAGAACACCTGAAACAGCAATTGAAGTCAAACAAGTTGAATCTCATAAAGGTATTTGA
- the nuoK gene encoding NADH-quinone oxidoreductase subunit K (bhsal06130), protein MHIDIAHYLTVSAILFTIGIFGIFLNRKNIIIILMSIELILLSVNLNFVAFSSQLHDLRGQIFALFVLTVAAAEAAIGLAILVVFFRNRGSIAVEDVNAMKG, encoded by the coding sequence ATGCATATTGATATTGCTCATTATCTGACCGTTTCCGCCATTCTGTTTACGATTGGCATTTTCGGTATTTTTCTTAACCGCAAGAATATCATCATCATTTTGATGTCGATAGAACTGATCCTGCTTTCGGTTAATCTGAACTTTGTGGCGTTTTCTTCCCAGTTGCATGATCTGCGCGGGCAGATTTTTGCGCTGTTTGTGCTGACGGTCGCCGCCGCAGAAGCGGCAATCGGTCTGGCAATTCTTGTTGTCTTCTTCCGTAACCGCGGTTCTATCGCGGTGGAAGATGTAAATGCGATGAAAGGTTGA